A stretch of Parachlamydia sp. AcF125 DNA encodes these proteins:
- a CDS encoding nucleotidyl transferase AbiEii/AbiGii toxin family protein has protein sequence MNKLVGKSKKNLGESIRQRLKNLSEKRNRPFDEILRYYAMERFLYRLSLSPYADKFFLKGGLILKVWDSTDHRATMDIDLLARTSNQIDNLKRIITEVSEMTCEEDGIIFDAQKLILRNTQTGGDYNGISSSFSAKLFTTKMPVLIDIGFNDVIIPKPQRIQYPTLLEMPKPILLGYTLETVIAEKLESIVKLALVNTRMKDFYDLWTILRAYEIKSEKLIIAIHEVFANRKTPLQRPIAFTRAFYEAKETQQRWNNFLSAMGKQQVKFEEVVLALSKQTSHFFDD, from the coding sequence GTGAATAAATTAGTTGGAAAATCTAAAAAAAATCTTGGTGAATCGATACGTCAGCGATTAAAAAATCTATCGGAAAAAAGAAATCGACCCTTTGATGAAATCCTCCGTTATTATGCTATGGAGCGATTTTTATACCGTCTTAGCCTTAGCCCGTATGCCGACAAATTTTTTCTTAAAGGTGGTCTCATATTGAAGGTTTGGGATTCAACCGATCATCGTGCCACTATGGATATCGATCTGCTTGCTAGAACTTCTAACCAGATTGATAATTTAAAACGTATCATTACAGAAGTTTCAGAAATGACCTGTGAAGAAGATGGTATTATTTTTGACGCGCAAAAACTCATTCTTCGTAATACACAAACTGGTGGGGACTACAATGGTATAAGTAGTAGTTTCTCGGCAAAGTTATTCACAACAAAAATGCCTGTTCTTATTGACATTGGATTTAATGATGTCATTATTCCTAAACCTCAACGAATTCAATATCCAACACTTCTTGAAATGCCAAAACCAATCTTGCTAGGCTACACTTTAGAAACTGTTATAGCAGAAAAACTAGAATCAATTGTAAAACTTGCTCTTGTAAATACTCGAATGAAAGACTTTTACGATCTATGGACTATCTTAAGAGCTTATGAAATTAAATCTGAAAAATTAATCATTGCCATCCACGAAGTGTTTGCAAATCGCAAAACCCCTTTACAGCGCCCAATTGCATTCACGCGAGCATTTTATGAAGCAAAAGAAACCCAGCAACGTTGGAATAACTTCCTTTCTGCTATGGGTAAACAGCAAGTTAAGTTTGAAGAGGTCGTTTTAGCGCTGTCAAAGCAAACAAGTCATTTTTTTGACGATTGA
- the ruvX gene encoding Holliday junction resolvase RuvX, which produces MNKPLPKRIISLDYGLARIGMAISDESQTIASSLQTVTTEKKVEKTVEKLHHELLAIQKKFGCEIEEIVVGLPLLMSGKKGSQADEVLHFIELFKTVISIPILTWDERLTTVQAERALREGALNRKKRSKVVDAVAAVLILQNYLDHKKNQTSKN; this is translated from the coding sequence ATGAACAAACCCCTTCCCAAACGGATAATTTCTCTGGATTACGGATTGGCTCGCATTGGGATGGCGATATCCGATGAAAGTCAGACTATAGCCAGTTCTTTACAAACAGTCACCACCGAGAAAAAAGTGGAAAAAACCGTGGAAAAGCTCCACCACGAATTGCTGGCCATCCAGAAGAAATTTGGGTGTGAGATCGAAGAAATTGTCGTAGGGCTGCCCCTTTTAATGAGCGGCAAAAAAGGGTCTCAAGCAGATGAAGTCCTACATTTTATTGAGCTTTTCAAAACGGTTATTTCTATCCCCATCCTCACCTGGGATGAACGCTTAACCACCGTCCAAGCAGAGCGTGCCTTACGAGAAGGGGCGCTCAATCGAAAAAAACGTTCAAAAGTAGTTGACGCTGTGGCAGCTGTTCTCATTCTGCAAAATTACCTCGATCATAAAAAGAATCAAACCTCAAAAAATTGA
- a CDS encoding EVE domain-containing protein, protein MIKYWLMKSEPSVYSIDNLKQDGFTLWDGVRNYQARNYMRDEMEVGDLALFYHSNVAPPGVAGICRICKTGLFDLTALDPASPYYDKRATLKNPIWATVEVEYVEKFPYFVSLMDLKDSLILQEIVLLNKGSRLSIIPIKHEQFDAIRALGHSPHEPPAFLPPNFEEHLF, encoded by the coding sequence ATGATAAAATATTGGCTGATGAAATCTGAACCCTCTGTTTATTCTATTGATAATTTAAAGCAAGACGGCTTTACGCTATGGGATGGCGTTCGTAACTATCAGGCGCGCAATTATATGCGAGATGAAATGGAGGTAGGTGATTTAGCGCTTTTCTACCATTCAAATGTAGCCCCCCCAGGCGTGGCAGGGATTTGCCGCATTTGCAAAACAGGGCTATTTGATTTAACTGCTTTAGATCCTGCAAGCCCTTACTATGACAAACGCGCCACCCTTAAAAATCCAATTTGGGCTACGGTGGAGGTTGAATATGTGGAAAAATTCCCTTATTTTGTTTCTCTTATGGACCTTAAAGACTCTCTGATACTTCAGGAAATAGTCCTTTTAAATAAAGGCTCTAGGCTATCGATCATACCTATTAAGCATGAGCAATTTGATGCTATACGCGCCCTGGGACACAGCCCACATGAGCCTCCAGCTTTCCTCCCCCCTAATTTCGAAGAGCATTTATTCTGA
- the kdsB gene encoding 3-deoxy-manno-octulosonate cytidylyltransferase, which produces MKKPLQVVGIIPARLKSQRLPEKLLIPIAGKTVIQRTYENALRCKQLDDLIVATDSQSILEHVHAFGGKAYLTSENCRNGTDRLAEVISQNPSLQQVPYVVNIQGDEPFLEPEVIQKVIEALRADEQVVVSTPVTPIKTEEEALDPAVVKCVRRQDGDALYFSRTLIPSSKKPGYQPETPYYRHIGVYGYKTEFLLLYTKLPATPLQLSEDLEQLKILEYGYRIKTVVVDSMSIGIDEPTDIKKVEFLLCKQNTSSSPEGSVLP; this is translated from the coding sequence ATGAAAAAACCCTTACAAGTTGTTGGAATTATACCTGCTCGCTTAAAAAGCCAACGCCTACCCGAGAAACTTTTAATTCCAATCGCGGGTAAAACCGTGATCCAAAGAACTTACGAAAATGCCCTGCGCTGCAAACAGCTAGACGACCTGATAGTGGCAACAGATAGCCAGAGTATTTTAGAGCATGTGCATGCATTTGGAGGAAAAGCGTATCTAACCTCTGAAAATTGCCGCAATGGAACCGACCGTTTAGCGGAAGTCATCAGTCAAAATCCCTCTCTCCAACAAGTTCCCTATGTGGTCAATATTCAAGGAGATGAACCCTTTCTTGAACCTGAAGTCATCCAAAAAGTGATTGAAGCTCTCCGAGCGGATGAGCAAGTGGTGGTTTCAACTCCCGTTACGCCCATTAAAACAGAAGAAGAAGCCTTAGATCCTGCAGTGGTGAAATGTGTTCGCCGCCAAGATGGAGATGCTCTTTACTTCAGCCGGACCCTCATTCCTTCTTCAAAAAAGCCAGGCTATCAACCAGAAACTCCTTATTATAGACACATCGGAGTGTATGGGTATAAGACAGAGTTTTTATTGTTATATACCAAGCTTCCGGCTACCCCTCTCCAACTCTCCGAAGATTTAGAACAGCTCAAAATTTTAGAATATGGCTACCGCATTAAAACCGTTGTGGTGGATAGTATGAGCATCGGTATTGATGAACCCACAGATATTAAAAAAGTTGAATTTCTCTTATGCAAGCAAAATACATCTTCATCACCGGAGGGGTCTGTTCTTCCCTAG
- a CDS encoding CTP synthase, producing the protein MQAKYIFITGGVCSSLGKGLTSASIGMLLEKKSLNIAMLKLDPYLNVDPGTMSPYQHGEVYVTDDGAETDLDLGHYYRYTNSPLSRASNATSGQIYHQVIKRERRGDYLGKTVQVIPHITDEIKLCILQCANQKENIDVVLVEIGGTVGDIESLPFLEAIRQFHSEHRGKCLNIHLTYVPFLKAAKEFKTKPSQHSVQVLREIGLFPDIILCRCENPLEQEVKEKISLFCNVPLQAVIEEADVEFSIYEVPLHLHEQKLDAMICEQLHLPNPPIELKDWEEILEKIRHPQGKIKVGIVGKYVQHHDAYKSVFESLHHAAIHTGYQLEIVPIEAEKVEEDPSIKSFQDCDGYLVPGGFGERGWRGKLLTAKYCRENNIPYFGICLGMQVMVVEFARHVLHLKDANSTEMEPATANPIISLLSEQKPVQDLGGTMRLGSHACQLKPGSKAFDAYQQSIIHERHRHRYEFNNAYRTQVEEKGLWLTGTLSGEDLCEIVEIQNHRWMVGVQFHPEFQSKPTKPHPLFLKFVEAVIQMHKEKTA; encoded by the coding sequence ATGCAAGCAAAATACATCTTCATCACCGGAGGGGTCTGTTCTTCCCTAGGGAAAGGGCTGACTTCAGCATCTATTGGGATGCTACTGGAAAAAAAAAGCTTGAACATCGCCATGCTCAAGCTCGATCCCTATTTAAATGTGGATCCTGGGACAATGAGCCCTTATCAACATGGGGAAGTCTACGTCACAGATGACGGAGCTGAGACCGATTTGGACCTTGGACACTATTATCGCTATACAAACTCTCCTCTTTCAAGAGCGTCTAATGCCACCTCGGGTCAAATTTACCATCAAGTGATTAAGCGTGAACGGCGAGGAGATTACCTTGGCAAAACAGTTCAAGTGATCCCTCACATCACCGATGAAATCAAATTATGCATCCTGCAATGTGCCAATCAAAAAGAAAACATTGACGTGGTGTTAGTAGAAATTGGGGGAACTGTCGGCGATATTGAATCCCTACCATTTTTAGAAGCCATTCGACAATTTCACTCTGAACATAGAGGCAAGTGCCTAAATATCCACCTCACTTATGTGCCTTTTTTAAAAGCTGCCAAAGAGTTTAAAACCAAGCCCTCACAGCATTCAGTACAGGTTTTGCGCGAAATTGGACTCTTTCCCGATATCATTTTATGCCGGTGTGAAAACCCTTTAGAGCAAGAAGTTAAAGAAAAAATCAGCTTATTCTGCAACGTGCCGCTCCAAGCCGTGATCGAAGAGGCAGATGTGGAATTTAGCATCTATGAAGTGCCCCTACACTTGCATGAGCAGAAACTCGATGCCATGATTTGTGAGCAACTCCACCTACCCAACCCTCCTATTGAGCTCAAAGACTGGGAAGAGATCCTTGAAAAAATTCGCCATCCTCAAGGCAAAATAAAAGTGGGCATCGTAGGAAAATATGTGCAACATCACGACGCCTATAAGTCTGTTTTTGAATCGCTCCATCATGCAGCCATCCATACGGGATATCAACTTGAAATTGTGCCCATCGAAGCAGAAAAAGTAGAGGAAGATCCCTCTATCAAAAGTTTTCAAGACTGTGACGGTTACTTAGTGCCGGGAGGATTTGGAGAGCGCGGCTGGAGGGGAAAGCTCTTAACTGCAAAATATTGCAGAGAGAATAATATCCCTTATTTTGGTATTTGCCTAGGAATGCAAGTGATGGTGGTCGAATTTGCACGCCACGTCCTTCATTTAAAAGATGCCAATTCAACAGAAATGGAGCCTGCTACGGCAAACCCCATTATCTCCCTATTAAGTGAGCAAAAGCCCGTTCAAGACCTCGGAGGCACCATGCGTCTCGGATCTCATGCTTGCCAGCTTAAGCCAGGCAGTAAAGCCTTCGATGCTTACCAGCAATCGATTATTCACGAAAGGCATCGGCATCGGTACGAATTCAACAATGCCTATCGCACTCAAGTGGAAGAAAAAGGATTATGGTTAACAGGAACTTTATCTGGGGAAGATTTATGTGAAATTGTAGAAATCCAAAACCATCGGTGGATGGTAGGTGTACAATTTCATCCCGAGTTTCAATCAAAACCCACAAAGCCTCATCCTCTCTTTTTAAAATTTGTGGAAGCCGTGATTCAAATGCATAAGGAAAAAACAGCATGA
- a CDS encoding type IV toxin-antitoxin system AbiEi family antitoxin domain-containing protein, with amino-acid sequence MQKKSKLELAVAEFRKAGGILTMSEAIALGIHRRELYALRDRGDLEVISRGLYRLIEMPDPSLPDFIPVAKKIPRGVICLISALAFHEITTQIPHFVYVALPSQAHKPVISYPPMRYFWYSQRLLTTGVQKHAIDGCKVMIFDVEKTLVDCVKFRNKIGMDVVLEALKMYWHSRKTNLDKLFEYAKLFRVEKILKPIMETIVSE; translated from the coding sequence ATGCAAAAAAAATCAAAGCTTGAGCTAGCTGTTGCAGAATTCCGAAAAGCAGGGGGTATTCTCACAATGTCTGAGGCGATAGCACTAGGCATACATCGCCGAGAACTTTATGCTCTTCGAGATAGAGGAGATTTGGAAGTCATTAGTAGAGGGTTATATAGGCTGATTGAAATGCCAGATCCTTCATTGCCAGACTTTATTCCAGTAGCTAAAAAGATCCCCCGCGGGGTTATTTGTCTCATTTCAGCTTTGGCATTCCATGAAATTACAACACAAATTCCTCACTTCGTCTATGTTGCTCTGCCAAGTCAAGCTCACAAGCCTGTGATCTCTTACCCTCCCATGCGTTATTTTTGGTACAGCCAAAGGCTATTGACAACAGGTGTACAGAAACACGCAATCGATGGATGCAAGGTTATGATTTTTGATGTTGAAAAAACCCTTGTCGACTGCGTAAAGTTCCGCAATAAAATCGGAATGGATGTCGTTCTTGAAGCATTGAAGATGTACTGGCATAGCAGAAAAACGAACTTAGATAAGCTTTTTGAATATGCAAAATTATTTCGAGTTGAAAAGATTTTAAAGCCGATTATGGAGACAATTGTCAGTGAATAA